A window from Patagioenas fasciata isolate bPatFas1 chromosome 36, bPatFas1.hap1, whole genome shotgun sequence encodes these proteins:
- the CCNQ gene encoding cyclin-Q → MAARGAGGGGAEARARFRVARFIMEAGVKLGLGSVAVATAGAAFQRFSRAAGPGAPHDPHLVAAAALSLAAKATGAPLRARDLLNVAHRCLFPGQPPPPLDGTFRALRESLGQCELLVLRVLRFRLCTQHPHRYLLQFLLALGRWAPRGGWGRVPGVAWALLRDSAGGALGLPHPPQHVALAALHLAMALCARPAPPGAPPRWWQALSPGLGPAELQELELELLGLYGLDTQLGAAPPPGAGGRTDTGGGTHGQGPPDTGTDGQGPPDTGTHGQGPPDTGTDGQGPPERRVHRRTPPEPGPDRQTDQQSPPE, encoded by the exons ATGGCGGCGCGCggcgccggggggggcggggccgaggcCCGCGCGCGCTTCCGGGTGGCGCGCTTCATCATGGAGGCCG GGGTGAAGCTGGGGCTGGGCTCGGTGGCCGTGGCCACGGCCGGGGCCGCGTTCCAGCGCTTCAGCCGCGCCGCGGGGCCCGGGGCCCCGCACGACCCGCACCTCGTGGCGGCCGCGGCGCTCAGCCTGGCGGCCAAGGCCACCGGGGCCCCGCTGCGCGCGCGGGACCTCCTCAACGTGGCGCACAG gtgCCTGTTCCCGGGGCAGCCGCCCCCCCCCCTGGACGGGACCTTCCGGGCGCTGCGGGAGAGCCTGGGGCAGTGCGAGCTGCTGGTGCTGAGGGTGCTGCGCTTCCGGCTCTGCACCCAGCACCCGCACCGG TACCTGCTGCAGTTCCTGCTGGCGCTGGGGCGCTGGGCgccgcgggggggctggggccgCGTGCCGGGGGTGGCGTGGGCGCTGCTCCGGGACAGCGCGGGGGGGGCGCTGGGGCTGCCCCACCCCCCCCAGCACGTGGCGCTGGCCGCGCTGCACCTGGCGATGGCGCTGTGCgcgcgccccgccccccccggcgcccccccccGCTGGTGGCAG GCGCTGAGCCCCGGGCTGGGCCCCgcggagctgcaggagctggagctggagctgctggggctctACGGGCTGGACACGCAGCTGGGGGCGGCCCCCCCGCCCGGGGCGGGCGGACGGACGGACACGGGGGGCGGGACGCACGGACAGGGCCCCCCGGAcacagggacagacggacagggccccccggacacagggacacacggacagggcCCCCCGGACACAGGGACGGACGGACAGGGCCCCCCAGAGCGACGGGTGCACAGACGGACACCCCCGGAGCCAGGgccggacagacagacggaccaaCAGAGCCCCCCAGAGTGA